In Uranotaenia lowii strain MFRU-FL chromosome 2, ASM2978415v1, whole genome shotgun sequence, one genomic interval encodes:
- the LOC129746603 gene encoding regulatory-associated protein of mTOR, whose product MCNMIETTNKTSDQVVEEEDDSKLPISFVYARHLAKIEGVNCITQSWRVKERMKTVSVALVLCLNIGVDPPDVVKIQPCSRLECWIDPSSVSPQKAMELIGNNLQKHYERWQPRARYKHSLDPTVEDVKKLCTSLRRNSKEERVLFHYNGHGVPRPTVNGEIWVFNRTYTQYIPLSIYDLQTWMGAPSIYVYDCSNAGIIVNSFNTFAEQHEKEIEQMRARSGSTAGHSDPEANRNSPSPPVVGATTYKNCIQLAACAGNQILPMNPQLPADLFTSCLTTPIRIALKWFILQSTSKLVPHVTEDLIERIPGQLNDRRTMLGELNWIFTAITDTIAWNTLPRDLFQKLFRQDLLVASLFRNFLLAERILRSYDCTPISSPPLPQSYRHPMWSAWDLALDLALSQLPDILEKHKRFKHSPFFEEQLTAFQVWLEGSSGYSERSPPEQLPIVLQVLLSQVHRLRALELLGHFLDLGPWAVNLALSVGIFPYVLKLLQSLAKELRPFLVFIWAKILAVDGTCQIDLIRDQGHKYFLAALQDTTPCQGFKGNHRVYAAFVLANIVHNFPIGQANALQGQLVSICLDQLNDENPILRQWLAICLGHLWQNYEQARWSGVRDNANEKLYPLLSDPIPEVRAAAVYALGTFISSVTKRSDHANNIDRSTAMHLFTTVCNDMSPLVRMELIASLQWMVRFFETQFVSVFLQETAGGHHSAFNHQYHSHSLERMKRVSSSSNIINVGKNAVSVGSIYQKMWNGLNALAKDPFPAVASMAQKVVEHVGKQGYELAKEATSSEKSFGSMSLPPSPNTRINYLGGESPPLHGPLNQSAHHTPVPNKKKINQMNDSVDMSGSTQNFATPNHTASTAEQMPPPQTPQSAAQPQPPSSTTITPIVTTNYIDWSVSFFARSSKLLNEGKLNVKDQNSTEFLDRQSRCLRNRIVREEGREQQRRAVFGRLDTQSWSCRTQHTPTLVKMNPYDDQIAVAYRDRVTLQDWSTDITSSFILFKQQPSQYYQTVFLDQNRFQSSTPQVMVSSLDFVNAHDVGLVLVGYSDSVIRVWRPADTNREAALVTAWHGLFDFNSPSTAKVGTSELGLVMAWHQKTQTIMAAGEAKYIRLWDAESESKVCDIPSGSDTTIIKLSCAPNGIFAAGCNDGSVRLFDRRNPPSEARIATFREHMNPILTVCLRDDCESLVSACTTSTVRLFDIRKTAASVQYWNAGSDVSAMSIHSSADIVACASNVITIYGLDGKSLNTIRCNEGFMGSKKGVTSCLSFHKHKISLAAGFNDNTAAVFVSDRK is encoded by the exons ATGTGCAACATGATTGAAACCACCAACAAAACCAGCGACCAGGTCGTCGAGGAAGAGGACGATTCCAAGCTACCGATTTCCTTCGTCTACGCTCGGCACCTGGCTAAAATTGAAGGAGTAAACTGCATCACACAGAGCTGGCGCGTGAAAGAACGCATGAAGACGGTCAGCGTTGCGCTGGTGCTTTGTCTCAATATCGGTGTCGACCCACCGGATGTGGTCAAAATACAGCCCTGCTCCCGGCTCGAATGCTGGATTGATCCATCGTCCGTTTCGCCCCAGAAGGCGATGGAGTTGATTG GAAACAATCTTCAAAAACACTATGAGCGTTGGCAACCGAGGGCCCGCTATAAACATTCTCTGGACCCCACAGTGGAAGACGTCAAGAAATTATGTACCTCATTGCGTAGAAACTCGAAGGAAGAACGAGTTTTGTTTCACTATAACGGCCACGGAGTTCCGCGTCCGACAGTGAACGGTGAAATTTGGGTATTCAATCGTACCTATACCCAATATATTCCGCTATCCATCTACGACCTTCAAACTTGGATGGGGGCTCCATCGATATACGTCTATGATTGTTCCAATGCCGGAATCATAGTGAATAGTTTTAACACATTTGCCGAACAGCACGAGAAGGAAATCGAACAAATGCGCGCTCGTAGCGGTAGCACAGCAGGCCACTCTGATCCGGAAGCGAATCGGAACTCACCATCGCCACCGGTTGTTGGTGCAACGACCTATAAAAATTGCATTCAACTTGCAGCCTGTGCAGGTAATCAAATTTTACCGATGAATCCACAACTACCGGCGGATTTATTTACCTCCTGCTTGACTACTCCGATTCGGATAGCACTGAAGTGGTTCATTCTGCAATCTACTTCCAAACTCGTTCCACATGTCACCGAGGACCTGATAGAGCGCATTCCCGGTCAGCTTAATGATCGCCGAACCATGCTCGGTGAGCTGAATTGGATCTTCACCGCAATCACCGATACTATCGCATGGAACACGCTACCCCGTGATTTGTTCCAGAAACTTTTCCGGCAAGATCTTCTGGTGGCAAGTCTGTTTCGCAATTTCCTGCTAGCGGAAAGAATACTTCGCTCGTATGATTGTACACCGATTTCCAGTCCCCCGCTGCCACAAAGCTATCGGCATCCGATGTGGTCCGCCTGGGATCTTGCACTGGATCTGGCCCTGTCACAGCTGCCCGACATTCTGGAGAAACACAAACGCTTTAAGCATTCGCCATTCTTCGAAGAACAGCTAACGGCATTCCAAGTTTGGCTGGAAGGCAGCTCCGGCTATTCGGAACGAAGCCCACCGGAACAACTACCGATCGTGCTGCAGGTTCTCCTCTCCCAGGTTCATCGACTGCGTGCCTTGGAGCTGTTGGGCCACTTCCTGGACTTGGGTCCGTGGGCCGTTAACTTGGCGCTGAGTGTTGGCATTTTCCCGTACGTGCTGAAACTGCTGCAAAGTTTAGCCAAAGAGCTAAGACCATTCCTGGTGTTTATATGGGCCAAGATTTTAGCTGTCGACGGTACCTGTCAAATAGATTTGATCCGCGATCAGGGTCATAAATATTTCCTGGCAGCCCTGCAAGACACCACTCCTTGCCAAGGATTCAAGGGAAATCATCGAGTGTATGCCGCATTTGTTCTCGCAAATATTGTACACAACTTTCCTATCGGTCAAGCGAATGCCCTTCAAGGTCAGCTGGTTTCCATTTGCTTGGATCAGCTTAATGACGAGAATCCTATTTTGCGACAGTGGCTCGCTATTTGCTTAGGACATTTGTGGCAAAACTACGAACAAGCCCGTTGGTCTGGAGTGCGGGATAACGCCAACGAAAAACTCTATCCTCTGTTGAGCGATCCTATTCCTGAAGTTCGAGCAGCTGCTGTTTATGCGCTGGGTACCTTCATCAGTTCCGTTACAAAGCGTTCCGATCATGCAAACAATATAGATCGCTCGACCGCAATGCACCTATTCACCACTGTATGCAACGATATGAGTCCGCTGGTTCGAATGGAATTGATAGCTTCCCTCCAATGGATGGTACGCTTTTTTGAAACTCAGTTTGTGTCGGTCTTTCTCCAAGAAACAGCCGGTGGTCACCACAGTGCTTTCAACCACCAATACCATAGCCATAGCCTAGAACGAATGAAACGTGTTTCCAGTTCAAGCAATATAATAAACGTTGGAAAGAACGCAGTCAGTGTTGGATCTATTTACCAAAAAATGTGGAACGGGCTGAACGCCTTAGCAAAGGATCCCTTTCCAGCAGTAGCTTCCATGGCGCAAAAGGTCGTAGAACACGTTGGCAAACAAGGCTACGAGCTGGCCAAGGAAGCGACGAGCTCGGAAAAAAGTTTTGGCAGTATGAGCCTTCCGCCTTCTCCCAACACAAGAATCAACTATCTGGGAGGAGAATCACCCCCTCTTCACGGCCCCTTAAATCAATCCGCACACCACACACCGGTTccgaacaagaaaaaaattaaccaaatgaACGATAGCGTCGATATGTCTGGATCCACACAAAATTTCGCAACCCCGAATCACACAGCTTCAACCGCAGAACAAATGCCTCCACCGCAAACGCCTCAATCGGCGGCGCAACCTCAACCGCCATCATCTACCACCATCACCCCGATCGTGACCACCAACTACATCGATTGGTCCGTCAGTTTCTTTGCCCGGTCCTCCAAACTGCTTAACGAAGGCAAGCTGAACGTGAAGGATCAGAATTCGACCGAGTTCCTGGACCGGCAGTCCCGTTGCTTGAGAAATCGTATCGTGCGGGAGGAAGGTCGGGAGCAGCAACGGCGAGCCGTGTTCGGTCGGCTCGATACGCAAAGCTGGAGCTGCCGAACCCAACATACCCCAACCCTGGTGAAAATGAACCCCTACGATGATCAAATCGCTGTGGCTTATAG GGATCGCGTAACACTGCAGGACTGGAGCACCGACATCACCAGTTCATTCATACTGTTCAAGCAACAACCTTCGCAATACTATCAAACTGTGTTCCTGGACCAGAATCGGTTCCAAAGCAGCACTCCTCAGGTGATGGTTTCGTCGCTGGATTTTGTCAATGCCCACGACGTTGGGCTGGTGCTGGTCGGCTACAGTGACAGCGTGATACGGGTGTGGCGACCGGCGGATACCAACCGGGAGGCGGCCCTTGTCACCGCCTGGCATGGGCTGTTCGACTTCAATTCTCCTTCCACGGCCAAGGTGGGAACGAGCGAACTGGGACTGGTCATGGCCTGGCATCAGAAAACTCAAACCATAATGGCTGCCGGAGAGGCCAAGTACATTCGTCTTTGGGATGCCGAGAGCGAGTCGAAAGTCTGTGATATTCCCAGTGGATCGGATACCACGATCATCAAGTTATCGTGTGCTCCGAATGGAATATTTGCTGCAGGTTGTAATGATGGCAGCGTGCGGTTGTTCGATCGTCGAAATCCTCCGTCGGAAGCACGCATTGCCACCTTCCGGGAACACATGAATCCAATTCTGACGGTTTGTTTGCGGGATGATTGTGAAAGTCTAGTATCGGCTTGTACCACCTCCACGGTGCGATTGTTCGATATACGGAAGACCGCAGCGTCGGTGCAATATTGGAACGCTGGATCGGATGTTTCGGCCATGAGTATCCATTCGAGTGCAGATATTGTGGCCTGCGCCAGCAATGTCATTACAATTTACGGTCTGGATGGTAAAAGCCTAAACACCATTCGATGTAACGAAGGATTCATGGGCAGCAAGAAAGGAGTCACTTCGTGTTTGTCTTTCCACAAACATAAGATCAGTTTGGCCGCCGGTTTCAACGATAACACTGCGGCCGTATTCGTTTCTGATCGGAAATAA